CGACAGCTCGGCCTGCAGCGCGCGCAGGGTGCGGACGCGCGGAAGCAGGCGCGCGGTGTCGAAGGGCAGGTGGATCGAGAGCTGGTGCAACTCGTTGATGTCGAGCGCGAGGCGGCGCCGATCACGATCCAGCGTGCGATCGGCGGCGCCGGCGAGCGAATCGCGCGACCAGCGCTCGGCATCCGCCAGGATCGCGTCGATGCGTTCCAGCAGCTTGGCCGTGACGGTCTGGGGCAGGATCAGGCCGTGGATGACACTGCCGCACAGGATGCCGATCGTGATCTCCTGCACGCGCAAAGCGGCGGTGGTGAAGATCGCGTCGGGCGTCTGGACCGAGGGGAAACCGATGATGCTCGCGGTATAGCCCGCCAGCAGGAACACATAGGATCGCGGCGTGCGATCGAGCAGCGAGATGTACAGGCACAGGCCCAGCCAGAGCGCGAGACCCAGCACCAGCAATTCCGGCGCATTGACGAGATGGGGCACCAGCACGACGGCGGCGGCGGCGCCCAGCACCGTGCCCAGCACGCGGAACACGGCCTTGGACAGCACCGCGCCCGCCAGCGGCTGCGCGACGATATAGGAGGTGGCGACCGCCCAGAACGGCCGGGTCAGGCCGATGCGGAGCGACAGATAATAAGCGAGCATCGCCGCCGCGAAGCACTTTACCGCGAAAAGTGCTTCCTGCCCTCCGAACCGCGCCAGCATCAGGGCCTCCGCGGCTGGGCGAAACAGGCTTCGAGATGCTCGGCGACGCGCAGCGCCGTCGCCAGATCCGTATCGGTCACGTCGGCGAGGATCTCGCGCCGCAATTCGCCGAACGCGGATTCGATCCGGGTGGCGAGCGCGCGGCCGCTTTCCGTGAAGCCCACGCGGCTGACGCGCGCATCCACCGGATCGCGCCGCCGCTCGACGAGGCCGGCATCCACCAGTTGATCCACGACGCGCACCAGCGAGGGGCCGGTGATGTCGAGATGGGCGGCGAGATCGGACTGGCGCACATCGTCCCCCAGCCGGCCGACCTGCACGAGCGCCCAGCCGCCGGCGGCCGAGACGCCCATGTCGCTCATCGCACGATCGGCGAATTGCCGCCACTTGCGCGATAACGGCAGCAGCGTGCGGGCATAGGCCGCTTCCAGTTGGTATCGTTCGGACATGATTAGGATGCTATTTAAATCGGAATGTTTTTCCTGCAACCGGAAAAACATTCCAATGATGGGTTGAAATGGTTGCGAAACGGGCCTGGCCGCTTCCGTTTGCTGCACTTGCGAACATATCCGGCACTCATCGGGCCTGTCAGTCTGTCATGATATGACAAAATGATATTGTCGTTCACATACAGAGCGTCGCTCATCGTCCTTGTTCGCTTCGGGCGCGGGCCGCATCTCGGCCGCATCGAACAACAGCCGCAGGTGAGTGATGACCTATCAGAGCCAGATCCGTGAAACCGCCACGCTGATCCGCGAGCAGAGCGGCGCGTGGGACGGGATCGATCCGCAGGCGGTCGCCCGGATGGTGCTGCAGAACCGTTTCCGCACCGGGCTGGACATTGCGCGCCACACCGCGACGATCATGCGCGCCGACATGGCCGCCTATGACGCGGATCCGGCCGCCTACACGCAGAGCCTCGGTTGCTGGCACGGCTTCATCGGCCAGCAGAAGCTGATCGCGATCAAGAAGCATTTCGGCTCCACCAAGGGGAAATATCTCTATCTCTCGGGCTGGATGATCGCGGCCCTGCGCTCCGAATTCGGGCCGCTGCCCGATCAGTCGATGCACGAGAAGACGAGCGTTCCCGCGCTGATCGCGGAACTCTACACCTTCCTGAAGCAGGCCGATGCGCGCGAGCTGGGCATGATGTTCCGCGAACTGGATGAGGCACGCGCGACGGGCGACACGGCGCGCGAACGCACCCTGATCGACGCGATCGACACGTATGAAACGCATGTCGTGCCGATCATCGCGGATATCGATGCGGGCTTCGGCAATGCCGAGGCGACCTATCTGCTGGCGAAGAAGATGATCGAGGCGGGCGCCTGCGCGCTCCAGATCGAGAATCAGGTTTCGGACGAAAAGCAGTGCGGTCATCAGGACGGCAAGGTCACGGTCCCGCATGAGGACTTCCTCGCGAAGATCCGTGCCTGCCGTTACGCGTTCCTCGAAATGGGCGTGCTGGACGGCATCATCGTCGCGCGGACGGACTCGCTGGGTGCCGGCCTGACCAAGCAGATCGCCTACAGCCGCGAGGCGGGCGATCTGGGGGACCAGTATAACGCCTTCCTCGATTGCGAGGAGGTGGCCGATCTTTCGTCGCTGCGCGGCGATGTCGTGATCGAGCGCGACGGCAAGCTGATGCGCCCCAGGCGCCTCGCATCCAACCTGTTCCAGTTCAAGGCCGGATCGGGCGCGGATCGCTGCGTGCTGGATGGCATCACGTCGCTCCGCAACGGTGCCGATCTGCTGTGGATCGAGACGGAGAAGCCGCACATCGAACAGATCGCTTCGATGGTCGATCGCATCCGCGAGGCCGTGCCCAACGCGAAGCTCGTTTACAACAATTCGCCGAGCTTCAACTGGACGCTGAACTTCCGCCAGCAGGTCTATGACGCCTGGGCGAAGGATGGGCGCGACGTGTCCGCCTATGAGCGCGGCGCGCTGATGAGCGTGATCTACGACACGACCGATCTGGCCGCCGAGGCGGACGAGCGGATCCGGTGCTTCCAGAAGGAGGCCAGCGCGCGCGCCGGCATCTTCCACCACCTGATCACGCTGCCGACCTATCACACGGCCGCGCTCAGCACCGACAATCTCGCCCGCGACTATTTCGGCGAGGCGGGGATGCTGGGTTACGTCGCCGGCGTGCAGCGCAAGGAGATCCGCGAGGGCATCGCCTGCGTGCGTCACCAGAACATGTCGGGCTCCGACATCGGCGACGATCACAAGGATTATTTCGCCGGGGAGGCCGCGCTGAAGGCGGGCGGCGTCCACAACACGATGAACCAGTTCGCGTAAGGAGAGAGACGATGGCGACCCAGATGACGATCGAACCGATGAGCCCCGAGCCCGCCCGCGCGCGGCCGGTCTTCTCGACCGAGGATGCCGATCTGCTGAAGACGGCGGTTCTGGCCTATATCCGGGCGAATGAGGATTCGCCGGAATCGGTGAAGTACAACAACCTTTACCACCGGCTCGGACGGCTGGGCTGAATGACCGTGCTCCTGCGAAAGCAGGAGCACGGAAACCTTGCTCCGGAGTTCGGCCCTAACCCCGCTTGGGCGGATGCGTGGACCCCACATGCTCCGCCCCCCGCGCCATCGCCAGTTTCGTCTGGCGGTGGCGTTCGGCATAGCCGGCGCGCTGTTCGTCGGTGCGATCGGCATGGCAGGCCGGGCAACTGACGCCCTCGGCATAAAGCGGCGAGGCGCGATCCTCGGGGCGGATCGGGTGCATGCAGGCGTGGCAAAGCTCGTGCGTGCCGAGCGTCATGCCGTGGCCCACCGCCACGCGCTGATCGAACACGAAGCATTCGCCTTCCCAGCGGCTCTGCTCTTCGGGAATCTGCTCCAGATAAGCGAGGATGCCGCCCTTCAGGTGATACACCTCGTCCAGCCCCTCGGCCTTCACGAAGGCGGTCGCCTTCTCGCAGCGTATCCCGCCCGTACAGAACATCGCGATCTTCGGGGCTGCGCGGCCGTTCGCGAGCAGCTCGTCCCGCCTAGCGCGGAACCAGTCGGGGAAGTCGCGGAAGGTGCGCGTCTCGGGATCGATCGCGCCCTGGAAGGTGCCGATCGCCACCTCATAATCGTTGCGCGTGTCGATCAGGATCGTGTCGGGACGGTCGATCAGCGCATTCCAGTCGGCGGGCGCGACATAATGGCCGACATCGGCGAGCGGATCGATGTCGGGCTGGCCCATCGTCACGATCTCGCGCTTGATGCGCACCTTCATCCGGTGGAACGGCATCGTCAGCGCGCGGCTCTCGCGCACGTCGAGATCGGCGCAGCCCGGCAGCGCGCGGATATGCGCCAGCACCCGATCGATCGCCTCGTCCGTGCCCGCGATCGTGCCGTTGATCCCTTCGTGCGCGAGCAGCAGCGTGCCCTTCACGCCCTGCGAACAGCAGGCGAGCGCGAGCGGGCCGCGCACCGCCTCCGGATCCGGGAAGGGCGTGAAACGATAGAGGGCGGTGACCCGGATCGGCAGATCGGCATCGATCGCCGCGCCGGAATCGGCTGGGCTGGGCGTGGACATGATCGGCGCCCCATAGCCGCATGCGGGCGTTTCGCACAGGGCGGGGGGGTTCTACAGTTCATAACCGTCACCCTGAACTTGTTTCAGGGTCCATCACCCGACCGTAGCGCCAAGCGGACGGGTCAGGTCATGGATGCTGAAACGAGTTCAGCATGACGTCGGAATTTTAGCCCAGCGTCCCGCTCTCTGGCACTGTTGCCGTCCAGCCCAGTGCGCGGCTGATCGCTTCGGCGGTCGCCTTCACCGCCGGGGCCAGTTCGCGCATGCGGTCGGGGCCGAGATAGATGCCCGCGCCCGCGATGCTGATCGCCGCCACGATCCGGCCGGAGACGTCGCGCACGGGCGCCGCGATCGCATGGATATGATCGGGCGGAGGGCCGACGTTCAGGACATGGCCCTGCGCGGCGGTGCGCTGCATCTCCGCGACCCATTCGGCCACGTCGCGATCCGATTGGGTCGCGCGCAACGCCGCTTCCAGTTCGGCGGCGTTGGCATCCAGCAGCAGAGCCTTGCCGAGGCTGGTATCCGCCAGGCGGCGGCGGGTGCCGGGCGTCGTCGTGACGGCGACGCGCTCGTTGCCCGCGCTGCGATGGAGGTGGACCGAGAAATCGCCGTCGCGCCGGCCGAGAAAGGCGGAGTGACCCGTCTCGGCGGCGAGATCGTCGAGGTGGCGCCGCGCGATCATCAGCAGATCGGTCTGCTCCTGCGCGCGCGCGCCCAGCTGGAGCAATTTGGGGCCGGCATGGACCTCGCCCATGGCCGAGATGGACACGAAGCGCCGGTCGGCCAGCGCCTGCACGAGACGCCACGTCGTCGTCTTGGAGAGGCCGGACTGGCGGATGAGGTCGGGCATGCGCGTGCGCTGGCCGACGATATGCTCGAGCATGTCGAGCCCGCGCTCCAGCGTCTGCGCGCCCGATCCGGTGGGCGCGGGGCGCGTCACGGTCGCCGCGGGGGCGGACTGGTCGCTGCGATCCGACAGCTTCACTCGAAACATCCCCTCGGTGTGGCTCCCCTCGGCCACTCTTCAGGATCCCCTATCGCCTATCCCAAGCGGCCGCGTCACCCCCTAGTTTTGGATCGGGTCCGATCGGGAGCGATTCCCGCCACGGGGTTGAGAGGCGTTTCGGTATCGGTCCGCCGTCACTTCCCCGCAGGCGGATCGAAGGCGAGGTCGATCATCGCCTGACGCTCGGCCATCGCGCGTTGCCAGTCGGCCAGTTGCTGGGGCGTGGCACCCACGGGCTTTTCGTGGAACGCGATCGGCAGGCGCACCGGGCCTGCGGGATCGCGCTTCGGCTCCGGGATGGGCAGGGCCGAGACGGGGCGGCCGAGTTTCATCACCTCCACGCCCGCCAGCAGGAAGGCGCCGGTGCCGTAGAGCGCATGATCGCCGGGCGCGGAGGGCACGGGCTGGTCGCCCGCGCGCTGGGCGAAGCCGAGCAGGCCGTCCGGCTGCACCTTGCCCGCCAGCCCCGACCAGGCGCGCTCGGCGCGCGGCAGATAGGCTTTGCGATCGAGCAGGCCGTGATTGACGCCCCACGCCATCGCATAGGTGAAGAGTGCGGCGCCGGTCGTCTCGGGGCCCGAAGGATCCTGCGGATCGAGCAGGCTGGCGGTCCAGAGACCGTCCTCCTTGCGCTGGAGGCGGCTTACGCTGTCCATCAGCGTCTTGAAGGCGGCGATGTAGCGCGGGCGCGACGGATGATCGGCCGGCATCACGTCCAGCAGGCGGGCGAGGCCGGCCGCGACCCAGCCATTGCCCCGGCTCCAGAACAGGGGCTGGCCGTTGCGCGTCTTCAGCGAACGGAAGCGCTCGTCGCGGAAGACGAGCTTATGCTCGGGCGACCAGAGCCGATCATAGACATGCCACCACTGGGCATCCATCGCCGCCAGATAGCGGGGATCGCCGGTCTGCGCGGACAGGCGGGCGAAGACGGGCGGCGCCATGAACAGGGCATCGCACCACCACCAGACGAGCTTGCCCGGCGGAGGCGGCGTCTGGAGCAGAGCGAGTTGATAATCGAGCCGCTGGCGGAGCGGCGCGATCTCGCCCGCCTCGCCGCTGCGCGCATAGAGTTCCTCATAGACGTCGCCGATCGCGATATTGTCGGCGTCCATCATATTGTGGGGCGACCAGGCGCCGAGCATCCCGAAATTATAATGTTCGGCCACGTCGCGCGCATAGGCGCCGGCGCCCGCCGCCTCCGATTCCCGCGCGAGGCGGCCGAGGCCGATCAGGAAGGTGGCGGAGATCCAGTTGACCGTCACGGCCCGCGCCCGATTGGGCGGGATCGCGATCGGCGTGGCCTTCAGCGCATCGATCTGCGCCGCCGCCGTATGGTTCAGCACGGCCAGCACCCGACCGGGATCGGGGATGGCGGCGGGATCGAAGCGGAATGTCTCGGCGTGATAGGCGGGCGGTGTTGCGTTTGCCGCCATGGGCGGCACGAGGCAGGCGGCAAGGGCGCAGAGCGACAGTGCGGCGGGCATCTTCACGAGCGGCATCTCCCCCGGATGCGAGTTCGGCTTTTTAGTCCCGTTCGCCCTGAGCCTGTCGAAGAGCCGTCCTTTCCTTCTGTTGTTCCGAGAAGAAGGACGGTGCTTCGACAGGCTCAGCACGAGCGGAGTTGAAGTTGGGTGGAAGGTTCAGTCCAGCCAGGCGTCAGCGGGCGGGTGCCACCGAGAGCTTGTAGATCATCACGTGCGAATAGGGCTTGCCCGGATCGACGCGGGCCGAAACGAAGCTCGGCTGGTTCGGCGCGTTCGGAAATTTCTGCGGCTCCAGCGCGATGCCGTCGCCCATCCGGTACAGATGACCACCCTTGCCGAGATAGGTGCCGTCGAGGAAATTGCCGGTGTAGAATTGCACGCCGGGCTCGGTGGTGAACATCTCCAGCACGCGGCCGGACTGCGGATCCTCCAAGCGGGCGGCGAGGCCGGGCTGCGCGGTGAGGCCCTTGTCCAGCGCGAAATTGTGATCGTAGCCCTGGCCGAAGCGGATCTGCTCGTCGCGCCCGTCGCGGATCCCGTCCATCACGACGCGCTGCTGGCGGAAATCGAAGACGGTGCCTTCCACGGGGCGCAACTCGCCCGTGGGAATCAGCGTGGCATCGACCGGCGTGTAGGCCTTGGCCGGGATCGTCAGCAGATGGCCGGTCGCGCCCTGCGGCGCGCCTTCGCCCGCCAGATTGAAGATGCCGTGATTCGTCATGTTGATGACGGTCGGCTTGTCGGTCTTGGCCGCGAACGCGATCGTCAGCGCATTCTGCTCGTCGAGCGAATAGGTGACGGTCACGTCGAGCGTGCCGGGATAGCCCGAGGCGCCGTCCGGGCTCACCAGCCCCAGCACCAGCTTGGCGACCGGGCCGCCCGTGGCCGAGATCACCTTCCACGTTTGCTTGTCGAAGCCGTGGCCGCCGCCGTGGAGCGAATTGGTCTTGTCGTTCAGCGGCAGCGCATAGGTCTTGCCGTCGAGCGAGAAGCGGCCACCGGCGATGCGATTGGCATAGCGGCCGACCGTGACGCCGAAGAAGTTGGGCTTGCTCTCGTAAGTGGCGGCATCGTCATAGCCGAGCACCACGTCCGCGATCTTGCCCGCGCGATCGGGCCCCTTCAGCGCCTGCAGCGTGGCGCCATAGGTGAGGATGCGGGCGGAGACGCCCTTGCCGTTCGACAGCGTGATCGCCTCGATGGGCGTGCCATCCTTCAGCGTGCCGGCCGATTCGCGGTGAATGTCGGCTGCCATCGCGGGGGCGGCTGTCATAAGACCTGCCACCAGACAGATGGACCGAAGTCGAGCATTTCCCAGCATTTCCTCTCCTGACGACGCCGTTGACGCATCCCTCGCCGCTATCTAGTCCGACAAATTAGTGCAGGACAAGCGCCGAACCGCGAGGAGGCGGAGTCGCTCGTCCGATAAGGAGACGGACCGAATGCCAGCCCCGATCAACGCCCCGGCCGCGAACCCAGCCGGATCGTCCGGCCCGCAGAAAAGCTACGGCCCGGCCCTGAGCCTGCTCGCCAGCCTCTTCTTCATGTGGGGCTTCATCACCGTCATCAACAATACGCTGCTGCCGCATCTGCGCAGCGTGTTCGACCTGAGCTACACGCAGACGACGCTGATCGAGAGCGTGTGGTTCATCGCCTATTTCTTCGCCTCGATCCCCTCGGCCAAGCTGATCGAGCGGATCGGCTACCAGAAGTCGCTCGTCGCCGGCCTCGGCATCATGGCGGTGGGCGCGCTGGGCATGATCCTGGCGGCGTCGATCCCGTCCTATGGCGTCACGCTGGTGATGCTGTTCGTGATCGCGAGCGGCATCACGTTGCTGCAGGTGGCGGCCAATCCCTATGTCGCCGTGATCGGCGCGCCGGAAACCGCCTCGTCGCGCCTCAATCTGGTGCAGGCGATGAATTCGGCGGGCACGATGCTGGCCCCGGCGTTCGGCGCCTACCTGATCCTCGGCCGTTCGGTGAGCGGCACCGCCAAGGAAGGCGCCGCGCTCACGCAGGCGCAGCGTCTGGCCGACGCGCATTCGGTGGTGCTGCCCTATCTGCTCGTCGCGGTGGTGCTGCTGATCCTCGCGGTGGTGATCGCCCGATTCCCGCTGCCGGCGATCGGGCAGGGCGCGACCAGCCGTGTCGACAAGGAAGCGCGCAAGAGCCTGTCACTCTGGAAGCATCGCGCGCTCGTCCTCGGCATCCCGACGATGGTCGCCTATCTGCTGGCCGAGATCGGCGTGGCCAATCTGTTCGTCAATTTCGTCAGCCAGCCGCAGATTGCGGACCTCACCCACGAGCAGGCCGGCAAGTATCTGACCCTGCTGTGGGGCGGCATGATGGTCGGCCGCTTCGTCGGCTCGGCCGTGATGCAGAAGTTCCGCGCGGAAGACGTGCTGGCCGTGTTCGCGGCCGGCGCGCTGATCGTGATGCTGATCGTGCTGGCCTCCAGCGGCCATGTCGCGATGTGGGCGCTGATTTCGGTCGGACTGTTCCACTCGATCATGTTCCCGACGATCTTCACGCTCGCGATCCGCGGCCTCGGCCCGCTGACCGAGGAAGGTTCGGGCCTGATGATCATGGCGATCGCCGGCGGCGCGCTCGTGTTCGTGCAGGGGCTGCTGGCCGATCATTTCGGCCTGCAGGCCTCGTTCGGCCTGACCGTGGCGTGCGAGGTCGTGACCCTGGCCTATGCGCTGTGGGGCGCGCGGGTGAAGGCCGAGGGATAAGCGGTTCGCCCGCTCATCCGGTTGGGATGAGCGGGCCGGCTGCCCTTCGAGCAACATACCCCTCGTTCGTCCTGAGCGAAGTCGAAGGACGTGCCCCCAGGCGATGTCGTTTGAAGCCCGTCCTTCGACTTCGCTCAGGACGAACGGTTTTTTCTCGTCATTGCGAGTGAGGGGGCTCAGGAGGCCGGGGCCTCACCCCACCATATTGGCGGTATCGTCCAGCGCGAGCGCGACCAGCACGCGCATCGCTTCCGCTGCCGCATCGGGATCGCCCGCCGCGATCGCATCATAGACGCGGGCGTGATCGGGGATGGCATTGCGCGGCAGAGGCTGGCCGCGCTGCTTGAACACCGTCGTCCAGCTCACCGCCGCGCCGATGCTGGCGCTCAGCACGATGATCGCGTCGTTGCGCGTGGCCTGCAGGATCGCGCGGTGGAAATCGCGATCGGCCGCGCGGCCCTCGTCCGTCGCCAGCGTATGCTGGCGCATCGCGGCCAATGCATCGCGCATCATCTTCAGATCGGTCCGGTCGCGCCGCTCGGCCGCCAGACGCGCCGCGGCGGGCTCGATGATCGAGCGCAGCTCGAACAGGTTGCGTACGAAATTCATGTGCGGCTGGCCGGAAAAGGCCCAGGCCAGCACGTCGGGGTCGAGCAGATTCCAGCGCGAGCGCGGCAGGACGCGCGTGCCCGCCTTGGGCTTGCTTTCGACCAGCCCCTTGGCGACCAGCACCTGCACCGCCTCGCGATAGGCGGTGCGCGAGACGTCGAGGCTTTCGGAGAAGGCGACTTCGCCCTCCAGCCGATCGCCGGGCGCATAATCGCCGCCCACGATCGCGCGCCCCAATTTGTTGGCGATGGCGCCATGCAGCCGCCGTCCCGTGCCGCGACGCGCGCGCCCGACGGTGGCCGGCTCCGCCGCATCCGCGCTGTTTATCCCGTCCAGATCGGGTCCCGTTCGCTCCATCGCGCGTATCAGTGCCCGAGTCGGATGCATCGGGCAATTGCCACCCGCATTCGGCGCGCTTATTGTCCGAGTAATGAGCAGCACCCCGATCCTCCCCGCCGTCGAAGCCGCCTGTGTCGCCGCCGAGGCCGCCTTCGACACCTATCGCGCCACGAGCCGGGAGGCGCGCGCCGCCTTCCTCGAGCGGATCGGCGACGAGATCATGGCCATCGGCGCAGACCTGATCGAGACGGCCTCGCGCGAATCGGGCCTGCCGACCGCGCGGCTGGAGGGCGAGCGCGGCCGCACCGTCGGCCAGCTGAAATTGTTCGCCAGCGTCGTGCGCGCGGGCCTCTGGATGGGCGTGCGGATCGATCCCGCGCTGCCGGAGCGCACGCCGCTGCCGCGCCCGGACCTGCGCCTGCGCATGATCCCGCTGGGCCCGGTCGCCGTGTTCGGCGCGTCGAACTTCCCGCTCGCTTTCTCCACGGCGGGCGGTGACACCGCCTCCGCGCTCGCCGCCGGTTGCCCGGTGGTGGTGAAGGGCCATCCCGCGCATCCGGCGACGGGCGAACTGGTCGCCGCCGCCATCCGCCGCGCGGTCGCGGCCTGCGGCATGCCGGAGGGCGTGTTCGGCCATGTGACGGGTGCGGGCAACGATGTCGGCGTGGCGCTGGTGCAGGATCCGCGCATCACGGCGGTGGGCTTCACCGGATCGCGCGGCGGCGGTCTTGCGCTCGCCAAGCTGGTCCAGTCGCGTCCGGTGCCGATCCCGATCTATGCCGAGATGTCGAGCATCAATCCGGTGCTGCTGATGCCGGCGGCGCTGGCCGCGCGCGGTGCGGCGCTCGGCACGGCCTTCGCCCAGTCGGTGACGATGGGCGTCGGCCAGTTCTGTACCAATCCCGGCCTGCTGATCGCGATCGAGAGCGAAGGCCTCGAAGCCTTCGTGCAGTCGGCGAGCGCGGCGCTGACGGGGGCCGCCGCCGGCCAGATGCTGACGCAGGGCATTCACGACGCATACGACAAGGGCGCCGAGGCGCTGGCCGGGAGCGCCGATGTCGAGACGCTGGCGCGCGGCCTGGAGGGCGATCGCAGCGATTTCGGTCGCGCCGCTTTCTTCTCGACCACGGCGGAAGCCTTCCTCGCCAATCCGGCGCTGGGGCATGAGGTGTTCGGTCCCTCGTCGATCCTCGTCCGCTGCAAGGACGAGGCGGAACTGAAGGCCGTAATCGCGGGCGCCGAAGGCCAGCTGACCGCGACCCTGCACATGGACGATGGCGACGAGGCGCTGGCCGAGGCGGTGCTGCCTTTGCTGGAGCGCAAGGTCGGCCGTATCCTCGTCAATGGCTGGCCCACGGGTGTCGAGGTGACGCATGCGATGGTGCATGGCGGGCCGTTCCCGGCGACGTCGGACGCGCGCACCACCTCGGTCGGCACGCTGGCGATCGATCGCTTCCTGCGCCCCGTCTCCTACCAGAATTTCGGGCAGGCGCTGCTGCCGCCCGAGCTTCGCGACGGCGCGGCGGATGTGCCGAAGCTGATCGACGGGAAACCCTCGCTCGGCTGAGAAAACACCAGACGAAGCCCGGCCGGGCGCCATTCAGAACAAGACCCGGCCGGGCATGATCCCCCATAGGAAGAGAGAAGAGCGGATGAGCCTGAGGCTGCTGCAGCATCGTGATGAAAATGGCGCGCGTTCCGTGATCGCGGCGCAGGGCGATCGGGCGACGATCGTCCCGGGTGCCACCAGCGTGCGAGAGCTGGCGCTGGCGGCGATCGCGGCGAGCCAGAGCCTGGCCGAAGCGGTGGCGGCAGCGGGCGAAGGCGCCGAGGTGGATCTGGCGGCGGCGCACGCGGCCGGCCGCCTGATCGCGCCGATCGACC
This DNA window, taken from Sphingomonas sp. AP4-R1, encodes the following:
- a CDS encoding glycoside hydrolase family 105 protein; translated protein: MPAALSLCALAACLVPPMAANATPPAYHAETFRFDPAAIPDPGRVLAVLNHTAAAQIDALKATPIAIPPNRARAVTVNWISATFLIGLGRLARESEAAGAGAYARDVAEHYNFGMLGAWSPHNMMDADNIAIGDVYEELYARSGEAGEIAPLRQRLDYQLALLQTPPPPGKLVWWWCDALFMAPPVFARLSAQTGDPRYLAAMDAQWWHVYDRLWSPEHKLVFRDERFRSLKTRNGQPLFWSRGNGWVAAGLARLLDVMPADHPSRPRYIAAFKTLMDSVSRLQRKEDGLWTASLLDPQDPSGPETTGAALFTYAMAWGVNHGLLDRKAYLPRAERAWSGLAGKVQPDGLLGFAQRAGDQPVPSAPGDHALYGTGAFLLAGVEVMKLGRPVSALPIPEPKRDPAGPVRLPIAFHEKPVGATPQQLADWQRAMAERQAMIDLAFDPPAGK
- a CDS encoding FadR/GntR family transcriptional regulator; its protein translation is MERTGPDLDGINSADAAEPATVGRARRGTGRRLHGAIANKLGRAIVGGDYAPGDRLEGEVAFSESLDVSRTAYREAVQVLVAKGLVESKPKAGTRVLPRSRWNLLDPDVLAWAFSGQPHMNFVRNLFELRSIIEPAAARLAAERRDRTDLKMMRDALAAMRQHTLATDEGRAADRDFHRAILQATRNDAIIVLSASIGAAVSWTTVFKQRGQPLPRNAIPDHARVYDAIAAGDPDAAAEAMRVLVALALDDTANMVG
- a CDS encoding MarR family winged helix-turn-helix transcriptional regulator — protein: MSERYQLEAAYARTLLPLSRKWRQFADRAMSDMGVSAAGGWALVQVGRLGDDVRQSDLAAHLDITGPSLVRVVDQLVDAGLVERRRDPVDARVSRVGFTESGRALATRIESAFGELRREILADVTDTDLATALRVAEHLEACFAQPRRP
- a CDS encoding aldose epimerase family protein translates to MTAAPAMAADIHRESAGTLKDGTPIEAITLSNGKGVSARILTYGATLQALKGPDRAGKIADVVLGYDDAATYESKPNFFGVTVGRYANRIAGGRFSLDGKTYALPLNDKTNSLHGGGHGFDKQTWKVISATGGPVAKLVLGLVSPDGASGYPGTLDVTVTYSLDEQNALTIAFAAKTDKPTVINMTNHGIFNLAGEGAPQGATGHLLTIPAKAYTPVDATLIPTGELRPVEGTVFDFRQQRVVMDGIRDGRDEQIRFGQGYDHNFALDKGLTAQPGLAARLEDPQSGRVLEMFTTEPGVQFYTGNFLDGTYLGKGGHLYRMGDGIALEPQKFPNAPNQPSFVSARVDPGKPYSHVMIYKLSVAPAR
- a CDS encoding IclR family transcriptional regulator gives rise to the protein MKLSDRSDQSAPAATVTRPAPTGSGAQTLERGLDMLEHIVGQRTRMPDLIRQSGLSKTTTWRLVQALADRRFVSISAMGEVHAGPKLLQLGARAQEQTDLLMIARRHLDDLAAETGHSAFLGRRDGDFSVHLHRSAGNERVAVTTTPGTRRRLADTSLGKALLLDANAAELEAALRATQSDRDVAEWVAEMQRTAAQGHVLNVGPPPDHIHAIAAPVRDVSGRIVAAISIAGAGIYLGPDRMRELAPAVKATAEAISRALGWTATVPESGTLG
- a CDS encoding isocitrate lyase — protein: MTYQSQIRETATLIREQSGAWDGIDPQAVARMVLQNRFRTGLDIARHTATIMRADMAAYDADPAAYTQSLGCWHGFIGQQKLIAIKKHFGSTKGKYLYLSGWMIAALRSEFGPLPDQSMHEKTSVPALIAELYTFLKQADARELGMMFRELDEARATGDTARERTLIDAIDTYETHVVPIIADIDAGFGNAEATYLLAKKMIEAGACALQIENQVSDEKQCGHQDGKVTVPHEDFLAKIRACRYAFLEMGVLDGIIVARTDSLGAGLTKQIAYSREAGDLGDQYNAFLDCEEVADLSSLRGDVVIERDGKLMRPRRLASNLFQFKAGSGADRCVLDGITSLRNGADLLWIETEKPHIEQIASMVDRIREAVPNAKLVYNNSPSFNWTLNFRQQVYDAWAKDGRDVSAYERGALMSVIYDTTDLAAEADERIRCFQKEASARAGIFHHLITLPTYHTAALSTDNLARDYFGEAGMLGYVAGVQRKEIREGIACVRHQNMSGSDIGDDHKDYFAGEAALKAGGVHNTMNQFA
- a CDS encoding sugar MFS transporter, with product MPAPINAPAANPAGSSGPQKSYGPALSLLASLFFMWGFITVINNTLLPHLRSVFDLSYTQTTLIESVWFIAYFFASIPSAKLIERIGYQKSLVAGLGIMAVGALGMILAASIPSYGVTLVMLFVIASGITLLQVAANPYVAVIGAPETASSRLNLVQAMNSAGTMLAPAFGAYLILGRSVSGTAKEGAALTQAQRLADAHSVVLPYLLVAVVLLILAVVIARFPLPAIGQGATSRVDKEARKSLSLWKHRALVLGIPTMVAYLLAEIGVANLFVNFVSQPQIADLTHEQAGKYLTLLWGGMMVGRFVGSAVMQKFRAEDVLAVFAAGALIVMLIVLASSGHVAMWALISVGLFHSIMFPTIFTLAIRGLGPLTEEGSGLMIMAIAGGALVFVQGLLADHFGLQASFGLTVACEVVTLAYALWGARVKAEG
- a CDS encoding rhodanese-related sulfurtransferase; the protein is MSTPSPADSGAAIDADLPIRVTALYRFTPFPDPEAVRGPLALACCSQGVKGTLLLAHEGINGTIAGTDEAIDRVLAHIRALPGCADLDVRESRALTMPFHRMKVRIKREIVTMGQPDIDPLADVGHYVAPADWNALIDRPDTILIDTRNDYEVAIGTFQGAIDPETRTFRDFPDWFRARRDELLANGRAAPKIAMFCTGGIRCEKATAFVKAEGLDEVYHLKGGILAYLEQIPEEQSRWEGECFVFDQRVAVGHGMTLGTHELCHACMHPIRPEDRASPLYAEGVSCPACHADRTDEQRAGYAERHRQTKLAMARGAEHVGSTHPPKRG